In the genome of Shewanella denitrificans OS217, the window TGTAATTGTGTTGCAGGTGGATAGGTCGCTTGTTGAAAGTGAGATACTCTTAGTTAGAACTTAAGAGTCGTTGATTAGCTTTTGGCTTAATGTATCGAAATGGTCGTTAATGAAAAACGCATAGTATGCCCACATTTTTCCTTCAGCCGCGTTAGTCACATTTTTAGTGTAATTTCCAGGCACTTTCCTGTCTTTTGCTACATTACGCCTTAACATTTGAGCCTGATAGTTTGGTTTTCTATTTACTTATTGCCCAATATTGCTATAGACATTCTGTGCCATGCATTGCTAAGTACCCATATTTGGTTCGTCGATAGTTTTTAAAGTATATAAATGGAGAGTGTAAGTTATTGTTTTTTAGTGTGTAAATATTTTTTTTAAAATGAGTTAAAAAAAAAGCTCAAGAAAGGTTGGCTCATGCCGTTACAAATAATGTAACAAACATGACCTGCCTGGCTTAACTTCTACCATTAAATTGGAAGTAAACAGGCGAAGTTTAAAGCCAGGTACATAAAGAGGAATCAATTATGGCTATCACAGTAAACACCAACGTAACATCGTTGAAAGCACAGAAAAATTTAAATATCTCAAATAGTGGTTTAGCTACTTCGATGGAACGTTTATCTAGTGGTATGCGTATTAACGGCGCCAAAGATGATGCCGCAGGTCTTGCAATTTCTAACCGCTTGAACAGTCAGGTTCGTGGTTTAGAAGTCGGTATGCGAAACGCAAATGATGCCATATCGATTGCACAGATTTCAGAAGGTGCAATGCAAGAACAAACTAACATGCTACAACGTATGCGTGATCTTGCACTTCAAGCTGAAAACGGTTCGAACAGTGCTGACGATTTAACCGCTTTGAAAGCTGAAATGGATGATTTAGCACTAGAGATTACCTCTATCGGTACAACCACTGCTTTTGGTAGCACTAAATTAATGACGGGAACATTTTCTGCTGGTAAATTGTTCCAAGTGGGACATCAAGAAGGTGAAGATGTGACCATCAAAGTTAAGAAAACAGATGCAACGGCTTTGTCTGTTAATGCCTTAACAGTATTGACTTCTGCGGGCCGTAACTCTGCGATTACTAAAATTGATGCAGCCATTAAAACTATTGATACTCAAAGGGCTACTTTAGGTGCGGTGCAAAACCGTCTTGCTCATAACATTAGTAATAGTGCCAACACCCAAGCGAACGTCGCGGATGCTAAGAGCCGTATTGTCGATGTGGATTTTGCTAAAGAAACATCACAGATGACTAAAAACCAAGTGTTACAACAAACGGGTTCTGCCATGTTAGCTCAGGCTAACCAAATACCACAGATAGCACTGTCACTGTTATAATCAGAGGCATCATTTAGATAGACTGAATAAAGGGAGGTTCGGAAACGGATCTCCCTTTCGCCTTAAAGGTCCACATATTACTTGAGAGCTATTGGTTGTGAGTAATTGAGTTGTTAAGGTTAATAACGGAATAACTCTGAACTATACTGGTAAGTAGCTCTGCATTTAGTCTAGTTGCTTTGGTTTGAGAGGTGTGAGATGGATATAGGTATAAGTACCGCTAATGTGGCGGCAAAAATAGATGTTGTTAAATCTGAAACTGTTAAAACAGAGCTAAATGTAACACCTTTAGCGGCACAACAAAGTGATAAAACAGAGTTAACACGTATTTCTAGCATTCAAGCTGTGAGTAACACGACACTAGAAGAGTCAGAAAAAAAGCTAGCACCAGAGGCTGATCTGAATAAAATAGCAGAAGAGTTGACTGACATGCTCTCTTTGATGCGCAAAGGTTTGACATTTTCAGTTGATGATGATTCAGGTCGGCAAGTTATTAGTGTTAAGGATATCGCATCAGGTGATTTGATAAGACAAATTCCCAGCGAAGAAGCGCTCAACTTAGCTGAAAAATTATCGGAATTTACAGGATTACTGACAAAGACTGAAGCTTGAAACATAGATTAAATTTTTGGATAAAACTTAATCTGGATATTGTATCGTTTTCCTCCTATTTTATGGCTAGGGCCAATAGGAATTATTTTAGTTAGTAGAGGTTATTATGGCATTAACGGCGACAGGTATTGGTTCTGGACTAGACATCAGTAATATAGTCAAAGTATTAGTTGATGCCGAGAAAGTTCCTAAAGAAGCAATTTTTAATAAAACAGAAGATTCTATTAAGGCAAAGGTGTCGGCTATAGGCACGTTAAAAAGTGAAATTTCAAAATTTCAAGATGCATTAAAAAAACTTCAATCAAGTGATACATTAAGTCAGCGGAAAATATCGACTGGCGACAGTAAATTTTTGACCGCCACTTCAACTTCATCTGCACAGAGCGGTAGCTATTCCGTACAAGTAGAACGCTTAGCGAAAGCGCATAAGGTGGGTGGTTCCTTCACTACCGACAGTGCCCAAACTGTTGGGGAGGGTAGCCTTGGATTTACTGTTAACGGCAAAGCTTTCGCAGTGGCCGTAGCTGCCACAGATTCGTTAAGTCAAATCGCATCTAATATTAATGCCGCCAGCGATAACTCGGGTGTTACTGCCACGGTAGTCACCAGCGATAGTGGTAGTCGTTTAGTGTTCAGTGCTAGTAAAGAGGGACCTGATAACCAAATAGCATTGACCGCCACTGATACCACTGGAACAGGTTTAAATGACATGTTTGGTGGTGCAAATCTTACTACTTTGCAAACGGCACAAACCTCGCTTCTCCACATAGACGGCCAGGCAGTCACTTCACAGACGAATGAAGTTGTGAATGCTATAGAAGGGGTGACATTAAAGCTTACTTCCGCCGATCTCAGTTCGACGACAACCTTATCAATTAGTCAAGATGATTCAGCGGTGAAAGAAAATATAAAAGGTTTTGTTGATTCTTATAATGCCTTATTAACTTCTATTGATAAATTGTCTTCCTATGATGCGAAAACAAAAGTCTCGGGCGCATTGCAAGGTGACTCAATGATACGTTCTTTGGAGTCGCAGCTGCGTAAAATGGTCAGTGAGCGTGTCACAGTCAATGGTAGTGAAACTGCACTTTATGAAATAGGATTAAAAACCGATCGAAGCGGTAAGCTTTCTATTGATGATACTAAATTAGCAGCCTCTATTAAAACGAATATGAACGGTATTCAATCATTATTCACCACTAAAGATACTGGGATAGCGAATCGATTTGCTGATTTAACAAAAAACTATGTTAAGGCCGGTGGCCTTATTGATGGACGTAGCCAAAGCTATACAGCATCTCAATCCCGTCTTACTGATGATCGAGAAGCATTTTCGCTTAAAATGACGCAGCTCCAAGCAAGATTATCAAAGCAGTTTAATGCAATGGACCTTATTGTTGGTAGTTTGAATCAACAGAGCTCCGGCTTGTCTGATAGACTAAAGTCTCTTCCTGGTTTGGTGCGTCGTTAGCATTCATAATGCATTTAAGGGGCCGAGTTTGAATGATAATTATGCTATTGCACTCGATGATATAAATAGTGAACTCACTAAAATACTACTTCAATTAGAGGTTACTCCTGCAGAGGATCAAGGGACAGAGCTTTTGGTATCAAATTTGCATGAGTTAGTTTTGCAGCGTCAAATTTGCTTAGATGAGCTCATCAAAAATGAATCAATTACTGATAGAGGTTATCTAGAAAAGCAATGGCAGTTAACTCAGACGTATCTGGATGAAGTCAAGAAAGCGATGCTGCATAGGCGTGATTTGCTTGTTTTGGGTCAAAAAAACCGTCGTCAAATCAATGTGTATAAAAATATAGATTCAAATAGGTAGGTATTTATGAGAAGTTCTTTGCAATCGTATCGAAAAGTATCATTAGATAATGAAATTTCGATCGCTTCACCTCATAGAGTTGTACAGTTGATGTTTGCTGGTGGGTTAGAACGTTTGGCTCAGAGCCGTTATGCAATAGAAAATAAAGATATGGCAAATAAAGGGATTTTTATTGGTAAAGCGATAGGGATCATTAATGGCCTAAATAATAGTTTAGATATGAATGCAGGTGGTGAAATCGCAAAAAATTTAAGTGACTTGTATGATTTTATGCTTAGAAAAATCACAGAAGCGAACATAAATAATGATGTAAAAGCGATAGATGATGTGTGTGATATATTACGAGAAATTAAAGAAGCTTGGGATGCCATCCCACAAGATAAGCACCATATATCTGCTCATTCTGAGAAAAACTAACTCATTTGACCTCCTATCTAAAGAGCCTTTTTAACGGGCTCTTTTGTATTTATCGTCATTTATTTGACGCTTCTGTGTGTAAAATCAGCAATTATGACCTAAAATTCACTGAGATCGTGATTAGCAACAACTGATGCTTGCTTCTCGCGCTTTGATAATACAATATTTACCTCATGTTAACTTTGCAGTCTCACTGATGATGTTTTTAACACAAGATGGTGTTAAACATAGCGTTCTCTGCAGCCGAGTTAAGCTATATTTGTTATTTTAAAGTGTTAAGTGAATTTTAAGCCTAAAACGGTTTTTTTGTGGTTTTTATCTTAGGCAGATCCACCTTAAACATGACAGTAGAAATGTTAATTTAACACCAATACGAGTTTCGGTCTTATCAATGATGCAAATAGAACAACGGATCCT includes:
- a CDS encoding flagellin, producing MAITVNTNVTSLKAQKNLNISNSGLATSMERLSSGMRINGAKDDAAGLAISNRLNSQVRGLEVGMRNANDAISIAQISEGAMQEQTNMLQRMRDLALQAENGSNSADDLTALKAEMDDLALEITSIGTTTAFGSTKLMTGTFSAGKLFQVGHQEGEDVTIKVKKTDATALSVNALTVLTSAGRNSAITKIDAAIKTIDTQRATLGAVQNRLAHNISNSANTQANVADAKSRIVDVDFAKETSQMTKNQVLQQTGSAMLAQANQIPQIALSLL
- a CDS encoding flagellar protein FlaG; the encoded protein is MDIGISTANVAAKIDVVKSETVKTELNVTPLAAQQSDKTELTRISSIQAVSNTTLEESEKKLAPEADLNKIAEELTDMLSLMRKGLTFSVDDDSGRQVISVKDIASGDLIRQIPSEEALNLAEKLSEFTGLLTKTEA
- the fliS gene encoding flagellar export chaperone FliS: MRSSLQSYRKVSLDNEISIASPHRVVQLMFAGGLERLAQSRYAIENKDMANKGIFIGKAIGIINGLNNSLDMNAGGEIAKNLSDLYDFMLRKITEANINNDVKAIDDVCDILREIKEAWDAIPQDKHHISAHSEKN
- the fliD gene encoding flagellar filament capping protein FliD — its product is MALTATGIGSGLDISNIVKVLVDAEKVPKEAIFNKTEDSIKAKVSAIGTLKSEISKFQDALKKLQSSDTLSQRKISTGDSKFLTATSTSSAQSGSYSVQVERLAKAHKVGGSFTTDSAQTVGEGSLGFTVNGKAFAVAVAATDSLSQIASNINAASDNSGVTATVVTSDSGSRLVFSASKEGPDNQIALTATDTTGTGLNDMFGGANLTTLQTAQTSLLHIDGQAVTSQTNEVVNAIEGVTLKLTSADLSSTTTLSISQDDSAVKENIKGFVDSYNALLTSIDKLSSYDAKTKVSGALQGDSMIRSLESQLRKMVSERVTVNGSETALYEIGLKTDRSGKLSIDDTKLAASIKTNMNGIQSLFTTKDTGIANRFADLTKNYVKAGGLIDGRSQSYTASQSRLTDDREAFSLKMTQLQARLSKQFNAMDLIVGSLNQQSSGLSDRLKSLPGLVRR